In Topomyia yanbarensis strain Yona2022 chromosome 2, ASM3024719v1, whole genome shotgun sequence, one DNA window encodes the following:
- the LOC131680321 gene encoding uncharacterized protein LOC131680321, protein MWFTQAEVQFALAGIQNDQTKFFHILAKVDQLVLRHISDLVAQPPEENKYKAIKDRLISRFELSAQEKLEKLLSSCDLDDMRPTHLLAKMQELSAGFNANEELLKMLFLQRMPPSFKAVLSISDGSIAKLAEMADKMGDSSGPHQVAAASYPATPGSLQDLEAQIAALSAEVRRLKTNPAGSPNRSRSSSRQQDVPQKVRCSAMPLAVSFFKYKKLDTLLPQTAEVGALCIMQPSNSFR, encoded by the coding sequence ATGTGGTTCACCCAAGCCGAGGTCCAATTCGCCCTCGCTGGGATTCAGAACGATCAGACAAAGTTCTTCCACATACTGGCCAAAGTGGACCAGTTGGTGCTCCGCCATATTTCCGATCTTGTCGCACAACCTCCAGAGGAAAACAAATACAAAGCAATTAAGGACCGACTAATCTCCCGTTTTGAGCTGTCAGCGCaggaaaaattggaaaaacttttgaGTTCTTGTGATTTGGACGACATGCGTCCTACCCATCTCCTTGCTAAAATGCAAGAACTTTCTGCTGGCTTCAATGCAAACGAGGAACTCCTTAAAATGCTGTTTTTGCAACGAATGCCACCGAGTTTCAAAGCTGTGCTATCCATCAGCGACGGTAGTATAGCTAAACTTGCGGAGATGGCGGATAAAATGGGTGATTCCTCTGGTCCACATCAGGTAGCTGCCGCATCGTACCCAGCGACTCCAGGAAGTCTCCAGGATCTCGAAGCTCAGATCGCCGCACTCTCAGCAGAAGTTCGCCGGTTGAAAACCAACCCGGCCGGTAGCCCAAACCGAAGCCGTTCATCTTCTCGTCAGCAAGATGTACCACAGAAAGTTCGGTGCTCAGCAATGCCGCTCGCCGTGTCGTTTTTCAAATACAAAAAACTAGACACACTCTTACCTCAGACGGCGGAGGTGGGAGCCCTTTGCATCATGCAGCCGTCTAATAGTTTTCGATAG